In the genome of Piliocolobus tephrosceles isolate RC106 chromosome 20, ASM277652v3, whole genome shotgun sequence, one region contains:
- the SALL4 gene encoding sal-like protein 4 isoform X1, with product MSRRKQAKPQHINSEEDQGEQQPQQPTPEFADAAPAAPAEGELGAPVNHPGNDEVASEDEATVKRLRREETHVCEKCCAEFFSVSEFLEHKKNCTKNPPVLIMNDSEGPVPSEDFSRAVLSHQPASPSSKDGHRENGGSSEDMKEKPGAESVVYLKTETALPPTPQDISYLAKGKVANTNVTLQALRGTKVAVNQRSADALPAPVPGANSIPWVLEQILCLQQQQLQQIQLTEQIRIQVNMWASHALHSSGAGADTLKTLGSHMSQQVSAAVALLSQKAGSQGLSLDALKQAKLPHANIPSATSSLSPGLAPFALKPDGTRVLPNVMSRLPSALLPQAPGSVLFQSPFSTVTLDTSKKGKGKPPNISAVDVKPKDEAVLYKHKCKYCSKVFGTDSSLQIHLRSHTGERPFVCSVCGHRFTTKGNLKVHFHRHPQVKANPQLFAEFQDKVAAGNGVPCALSVPDPIDESSLSLDSKPVLVTTSVGLPQNLSSGTNPKDLTGGPLPGDLQPGPSPESEGGPTLPGVGPNHNSPRAGGFQGSGTPEPGSETLKLQQLVENIDKATTDPNECLICHRVLSCQSSLKMHYRTHTGERPFQCKICGRAFSTKGNLKTHLGVHRTNTSIKTQHSCPICQKKFTNAVMLQQHIRMHMGGQIPNTPLPENPCDFPGSEPMTVGENGSTGAICRDDVIESIDLEEVSSQEAPSSSSKVPTPLPSIHSASPTLGFAMMASLDAPGKVGPAPFNLQRQGSRENGSVESDGLTNDSSSLMGDQEYQSRSPDILETTSFQALSPANSQAESIKSKSPDAGSKAESSENSRTEMEGRSSLPSTFIRAQPTYVKVEVPGTFVGPSALSPGMTPLLAAQPRRQAKQHGCTRCGKNFSSASALQIHERTHTGEKPFVCNICGRAFTTKGNLKVHYMTHGANNNSARRGRKLAIENTMALLGTDGKRVSEIFPKEILAPSVNVDPVVWNQYTSMLNGGLAVKTNEISVIQSGGVPTLPVSLGATSVVSNATVSKMDGSQSSISADVEKPSATDGVPKHQFPHFLEENKIAVS from the exons GTGCTCCAGTGAACCACCCGGGGAATGACGAGGTGGCAAGTGAGGACGAAGCCACAGTAAAGCGGCTTCGTCGGGAGGAGACACATGTCTGTGAGAAATGCTGTGCAGAGTTCTTCAGCGTCTCTGAGTTCCTGGAACATAAGAAAAATTGCACTAAAAATCCACCTGTCCTCATCATGAATGACAGCGAGGGGCCGGTGCCTTCAGAAGACTTCTCCAGAGCTGTACTGAGCCACCAGCCCGCCAGTCCCAGCAGTAAGGACGGTCACAGGGAGAATGGCGGCAGCTCAGAGGACATGAAGGAGAAGCCGGGCGCGGAGTCTGTGGTGTACCTAAAGACAGAGACAGCCCTGCCACCCACCCCCCAGGACATAAGCTATTTAGCCAAAGGCAAAGTGGCCAACACTAACGTGACCTTGCAGGCACTACGGGGCACCAAGGTGGCGGTGAATCAGAGGAGCGCGGATGCACTCCCTGCCCCCGTGCCCGGCGCCAACAGCATCCCATGGGTCCTCGAGCAGATCTTGtgtctgcagcagcagcagctacagCAGATCCAGCTCACTGAGCAGATCCGCATCCAGGTGAACATGTGGGCCTCCCACGCCCTCCACTCGAGTGGGGCAGGGGCCGACACTCTGAAGACCTTGGGCAGCCACATGTCTCAGCAGGTTTCTGCAGCTGTGGCTTTGCTCAGCCAGAAAGCTGGAAGCCAAGGTCTGTCTCTGGATGCCTTGAAACAAGCCAAGCTACCTCATGCCAATATCCCTTCTGCCACCAGCTCCCTGTCCCCAGGGCTGGCGCCCTTCGCTCTGAAGCCGGATGGGACCCGGGTGCTCCCGAACGTCATGTCCCGCCTCCCGAGCGCTTTGCTTCCTCAGGCCCCGGGCTCGGTGCTCTTCCAGAGCCCTTTCTCCACTGTGACGCTAGACACATccaagaaagggaaggggaagccCCCGAACATCTCCGCGGTGGATGTCAAACCCAAAGATGAGGCGGTCCTCTACAAGCACAAGTGTAAGTACTGTAGCAAGGTTTTTGGGACTGATAGCTCCTTGCAGATCCACCTCCGCTCCCACACTGGAGAGAGACCCTTCGTGTGCTCTGTCTGTGGTCATCGCTTCACCACCAAGGGCAACCTCAAGGTGCACTTTCACCGACATCCCCAGGTGAAGGCAAACCCCCAGCTGTTTGCCGAGTTCCAGGACAAAGTGGCGGCCGGCAATGGCGTCCCCTGTGCACTCTCTGTACCTGACCCCATAGATGAATCGAGTCTTTCCTTAGACAGCAAACCTGTCCTTGTAACCACCTCTGTAGGGCTACCTCAGAATCTCTCTTCGGGGACTAATCCCAAGGACCTCACGGGTGGCCCCTTGCCCGGTGACCTGCAGCCTGGGCCTTCTCCAGAAAGTGAGGGTGGACCCACACTCCCTGGGGTGGGACCAAACCATAATTCCCCAAGGGCTGGTGGCTTCCAAGGGAGTGGGACCCCTGAGCCAGGGTCAGAGACTCTGAAATTGCAGCAGCTGGTGGAGAACATTGACAAGGCCACCACTGATCCCAACGAATGTCTCATTTGCCACCGAGTCTTAAGCTGCCAGAGCTCCCTCAAGATGCATTATCGCACCCACACCGGGGAGAGACCGTTCCAGTGTAAGATCTGTGGCCGAGCCTTTTCTACCAAAGGTAACCTGAAGACACACCTTGGGGTTCACCGAACCAACACGTCCATTAAGACGCAGCATTCATGCCCCATCTGCCAGAAGAAGTTCACCAACGCCGTGATGCTACAGCAGCATATTCGGATGCACATGGGTGGTCAGATTCCCAATACGCCCCTGCCAGAGAATCCCTGTGACTTTCCGGGTTCTGAGCCAATGACGGTGGGTGAGAACGGCAGCACTGGCGCCATCTGCCGTGATGATGTCATCGAAAGCATCGATTTAGAGGAAGTCAGCTCCCAGGAGGCTCCCAGCAGCTCCTCGAAGGTCCCCACGCCTCTTCCCAGCATCCACTCGGCATCACCTACGCTAGGGTTTGCCATGATGGCTTCCTTAGATGCCCCAGGGAAAGTGGGTCCTGCCCCTTTTAACCTGCAGCGCCAGGGCAGCAGAGAAAACGGTTCCGTGGAGAGCGACGGCTTGACCAACGACTCGTCCTCACTGATGGGAGACCAGGAGTATCAGAGCCGAAGCCCAGACATCCTGGAAACCACATCCTTCCAGGCACTCTCCCCGGCCAATAGTCAAGCTGAAAGCATCAAGTCAAAGTCTCCCGATGCTGGGAGCAAAGCAGAGAGCTCCGAGAACAGCCGCACTGAGATGGAAG GTCGGAGCAGTCTCCCTTCCACGTTTATCCGAGCCCAGCCGACCTATGTCAAGGTTGAAGTTCCTGGCACGTTTGTGGGACCCTCAGCATTGTCCCCTGGGATGACCCCTTTGTTAGCAGCCCAGCCACGCCGACAGGCCAAGCAACATGGCTGCACACGGTGTGGGAAGAACTTCTCGTCTGCTAGCGCTCTTCAGATCCATGAGcggactcacactggagagaagccttttgTGTGCAACATTTGTGGGCGAGCTTTTACCACCAAAGGCAACTTAAAG GTTCACTACATGACACACGGGGCCAACAATAACTCAGCCCGCCGTGGAAGGAAGTTGGCCATCGAGAACACCATGGCTCTGTTAGGTACGGACGGAAAAAGAGTCTCAGAAATCTTTCCCAAGGAAATCCTGGCCCCTTCGGTGAACGTGGACCCTGTTGTGTGGAACCAGTATACCAGCATGCTCAATGGCGGTCTGGCCGTGAAGACCAATGAGATCTCTGTGATCCAGAGTGGAGGGGTTCCTACCCTCCCTGTTTCCTTGGGAGCCACCTCCGTTGTGAGTAACGCCACTGTCTCCAAGATGGATGGCTCCCAATCGAGTATCAGTGCCGACGTGGAAAAACCAAGTGCTACTGACGGCGTTCCCAAACACCAGTTTCCTCACTTCCTGGAAGAAAACAAGATTGCGGTCAGCTAA
- the SALL4 gene encoding sal-like protein 4 isoform X2 yields MSRRKQAKPQHINSEEDQGEQQPQQPTPEFADAAPAAPAEGELGAPVNHPGNDEVASEDEATVKRLRREETHVCEKCCAEFFSVSEFLEHKKNCTKNPPVLIMNDSEGPVPSEDFSRAVLSHQPASPSSKDGHRENGGSSEDMKEKPGAESVVYLKTETALPPTPQDISYLAKGKVANTNVTLQALRGTKVAVNQRSADALPAPVPGANSIPWVLEQILCLQQQQLQQIQLTEQIRIQVNMWASHALHSSGAGADTLKTLGSHMSQQVSAAVALLSQKAGSQGLSLDALKQAKLPHANIPSATSSLSPGLAPFALKPDGTRVLPNVMSRLPSALLPQAPGSVLFQSPFSTVTLDTSKKGKGKPPNISAVDVKPKDEAVLYKHKCRSSLPSTFIRAQPTYVKVEVPGTFVGPSALSPGMTPLLAAQPRRQAKQHGCTRCGKNFSSASALQIHERTHTGEKPFVCNICGRAFTTKGNLKVHYMTHGANNNSARRGRKLAIENTMALLGTDGKRVSEIFPKEILAPSVNVDPVVWNQYTSMLNGGLAVKTNEISVIQSGGVPTLPVSLGATSVVSNATVSKMDGSQSSISADVEKPSATDGVPKHQFPHFLEENKIAVS; encoded by the exons GTGCTCCAGTGAACCACCCGGGGAATGACGAGGTGGCAAGTGAGGACGAAGCCACAGTAAAGCGGCTTCGTCGGGAGGAGACACATGTCTGTGAGAAATGCTGTGCAGAGTTCTTCAGCGTCTCTGAGTTCCTGGAACATAAGAAAAATTGCACTAAAAATCCACCTGTCCTCATCATGAATGACAGCGAGGGGCCGGTGCCTTCAGAAGACTTCTCCAGAGCTGTACTGAGCCACCAGCCCGCCAGTCCCAGCAGTAAGGACGGTCACAGGGAGAATGGCGGCAGCTCAGAGGACATGAAGGAGAAGCCGGGCGCGGAGTCTGTGGTGTACCTAAAGACAGAGACAGCCCTGCCACCCACCCCCCAGGACATAAGCTATTTAGCCAAAGGCAAAGTGGCCAACACTAACGTGACCTTGCAGGCACTACGGGGCACCAAGGTGGCGGTGAATCAGAGGAGCGCGGATGCACTCCCTGCCCCCGTGCCCGGCGCCAACAGCATCCCATGGGTCCTCGAGCAGATCTTGtgtctgcagcagcagcagctacagCAGATCCAGCTCACTGAGCAGATCCGCATCCAGGTGAACATGTGGGCCTCCCACGCCCTCCACTCGAGTGGGGCAGGGGCCGACACTCTGAAGACCTTGGGCAGCCACATGTCTCAGCAGGTTTCTGCAGCTGTGGCTTTGCTCAGCCAGAAAGCTGGAAGCCAAGGTCTGTCTCTGGATGCCTTGAAACAAGCCAAGCTACCTCATGCCAATATCCCTTCTGCCACCAGCTCCCTGTCCCCAGGGCTGGCGCCCTTCGCTCTGAAGCCGGATGGGACCCGGGTGCTCCCGAACGTCATGTCCCGCCTCCCGAGCGCTTTGCTTCCTCAGGCCCCGGGCTCGGTGCTCTTCCAGAGCCCTTTCTCCACTGTGACGCTAGACACATccaagaaagggaaggggaagccCCCGAACATCTCCGCGGTGGATGTCAAACCCAAAGATGAGGCGGTCCTCTACAAGCACAAGT GTCGGAGCAGTCTCCCTTCCACGTTTATCCGAGCCCAGCCGACCTATGTCAAGGTTGAAGTTCCTGGCACGTTTGTGGGACCCTCAGCATTGTCCCCTGGGATGACCCCTTTGTTAGCAGCCCAGCCACGCCGACAGGCCAAGCAACATGGCTGCACACGGTGTGGGAAGAACTTCTCGTCTGCTAGCGCTCTTCAGATCCATGAGcggactcacactggagagaagccttttgTGTGCAACATTTGTGGGCGAGCTTTTACCACCAAAGGCAACTTAAAG GTTCACTACATGACACACGGGGCCAACAATAACTCAGCCCGCCGTGGAAGGAAGTTGGCCATCGAGAACACCATGGCTCTGTTAGGTACGGACGGAAAAAGAGTCTCAGAAATCTTTCCCAAGGAAATCCTGGCCCCTTCGGTGAACGTGGACCCTGTTGTGTGGAACCAGTATACCAGCATGCTCAATGGCGGTCTGGCCGTGAAGACCAATGAGATCTCTGTGATCCAGAGTGGAGGGGTTCCTACCCTCCCTGTTTCCTTGGGAGCCACCTCCGTTGTGAGTAACGCCACTGTCTCCAAGATGGATGGCTCCCAATCGAGTATCAGTGCCGACGTGGAAAAACCAAGTGCTACTGACGGCGTTCCCAAACACCAGTTTCCTCACTTCCTGGAAGAAAACAAGATTGCGGTCAGCTAA